A portion of the Leptospira dzoumogneensis genome contains these proteins:
- the atpA gene encoding F0F1 ATP synthase subunit alpha → MKIKTDEITSVLKQEILNYKKDLGVEEVGTVLEVGDGIARVFGLRNVMAGELVEFQNGVRGQAFNLEDNSVGVIIYGDYKNIREGFSVKRIGKILEVPVGPEMLGRVVNPLGEPLDGKGPINTKHTRAVESPAPGISKRQPVEEPLQTGIKSIDAMIPIGRGQRELIIGDRGTGKTSIALDTIINQKGSGVICVYVAIGQKASTVATIVEKLKAVGALDYTIVVSATAADPAPLQYIAPYSGCSFAEYFMYNEKKATLVVYDDLSKQAVAYRQMCLLLRRPPGREAYPGDVFYLHSRLLERAAKLDEKYGAGSLTALPIIETQEGEVSAYIPTNVISITDGQIYLQSNLFASGVRPAVDVGISVSRVGSAAQIKAMKQVAGKMKLELAQFRELEAFAQLGTDLDPITQAQLDRGYRIVEMLKQPVSSPYPVEEQVVEIFAVTRGHMDKVPVPKVREFGAHLLNVLRTQQPEVLNAIRTEKKISDEGKLGEVIASIAADFVRNLK, encoded by the coding sequence ATGAAAATTAAAACAGACGAAATTACGTCGGTCCTCAAACAGGAAATTTTAAATTATAAAAAAGATCTGGGTGTCGAAGAAGTCGGAACTGTTCTGGAAGTAGGGGACGGTATCGCTCGAGTTTTCGGTCTCAGAAACGTGATGGCTGGAGAACTCGTAGAATTCCAAAACGGGGTTCGCGGTCAGGCTTTCAACTTGGAAGACAATTCCGTGGGTGTGATCATTTACGGAGATTATAAAAACATCCGTGAAGGATTCTCTGTAAAAAGAATTGGAAAAATCTTAGAGGTTCCGGTAGGACCGGAAATGCTCGGACGTGTGGTAAACCCACTCGGTGAGCCTCTGGATGGAAAAGGACCAATCAATACCAAACATACTCGTGCGGTAGAAAGTCCTGCTCCTGGTATTTCTAAAAGACAACCGGTAGAAGAACCTCTTCAAACTGGTATCAAAAGTATTGATGCAATGATCCCGATAGGCCGTGGCCAAAGGGAGTTGATCATCGGAGACCGTGGAACCGGTAAAACTTCCATCGCTCTGGATACGATCATCAACCAAAAAGGTTCCGGAGTTATCTGCGTTTACGTAGCGATCGGACAAAAAGCTTCCACTGTAGCGACTATCGTGGAAAAACTAAAAGCGGTTGGAGCCCTGGATTATACCATCGTGGTTTCCGCAACTGCTGCTGATCCTGCTCCTCTGCAATACATCGCGCCGTATTCCGGCTGTTCTTTCGCCGAATACTTCATGTATAACGAGAAAAAAGCTACCTTGGTTGTTTATGATGACTTATCGAAACAAGCGGTTGCTTATCGCCAGATGTGTCTTCTTCTTCGTAGACCTCCGGGCCGCGAAGCTTATCCTGGAGACGTATTCTATCTTCACTCTCGCTTATTAGAAAGAGCCGCTAAATTGGACGAAAAATATGGAGCAGGTTCCTTAACCGCGCTTCCTATCATCGAAACCCAAGAAGGTGAGGTTTCCGCTTATATTCCGACTAACGTGATCTCGATCACCGACGGTCAGATCTATCTGCAATCCAACTTATTCGCATCCGGGGTTCGTCCTGCAGTGGATGTGGGTATCTCCGTATCTCGTGTGGGGTCTGCCGCTCAGATCAAAGCGATGAAACAAGTCGCCGGAAAAATGAAATTGGAATTAGCTCAGTTCAGAGAGTTGGAAGCATTTGCTCAACTTGGAACCGATTTGGATCCAATCACTCAGGCTCAGTTGGACAGAGGATATCGCATCGTTGAGATGCTGAAACAACCTGTTTCCAGCCCATATCCTGTCGAAGAACAAGTGGTCGAAATTTTCGCGGTAACCAGAGGACATATGGACAAGGTCCCGGTTCCTAAGGTGAGAGAGTTCGGAGCACATTTATTAAACGTTCTTCGCACACAACAACCTGAAGTATTGAACGCTATTCGCACCGAAAAGAAAATTTCGGACGAAGGAAAACTGGGAGAGGTCATCGCCTCTATCGCAGCCGACTTTGTTAGGAACCTGAAGTAA
- the atpH gene encoding ATP synthase F1 subunit delta yields the protein MSYSAIPKTYAAAFADASSSPEEAEQELDSIVSIFKIEPQFRDFFDTPSVKREDKEAVLLKTFQGKISEITLNFLQVLLRRGRFSFLSEIHEAVQEELDRKAGRVRAKVKSYPAMDEASLSKLREVLKERFKSEFILEASEDPSLLGGFVVRFQDLAIDSSMKSQLKKVRQTLLDSKLPVGVVYEN from the coding sequence ATGAGCTATTCTGCGATCCCAAAAACATACGCGGCCGCTTTTGCGGACGCTAGTTCTTCTCCGGAAGAAGCCGAACAGGAATTGGATTCTATCGTAAGTATTTTTAAGATAGAACCTCAGTTCCGCGATTTTTTCGATACCCCTTCCGTTAAAAGGGAAGATAAGGAGGCGGTTCTATTAAAGACCTTCCAGGGGAAAATTTCGGAAATCACACTGAACTTTTTACAGGTGCTTCTTCGTAGGGGAAGATTTTCATTTCTTTCCGAAATTCACGAAGCTGTCCAAGAAGAACTGGATCGTAAAGCAGGAAGAGTTCGCGCGAAAGTCAAAAGTTATCCCGCTATGGATGAGGCTTCTCTCTCCAAATTAAGGGAAGTATTAAAAGAAAGATTCAAATCGGAGTTCATCTTGGAAGCAAGTGAAGATCCGAGCCTTCTCGGAGGTTTCGTGGTCAGATTCCAAGACTTGGCGATCGACTCTTCCATGAAAAGCCAACTTAAGAAAGTAAGGCAAACCTTGCTGGACAGCAAATTACCGGTCGGAGTGGTGTATGAAAATTAA
- a CDS encoding GAF domain-containing protein, translating into MGLLDKVTRLIRSGNLESGTKSSSVAVSGDEKPSLLKKSMAVRAKGLLEKAMDFGGRKEKASSAYEDPTNFEPATVSTSSDEDFSFDSPSADFGDIDFGTETSNETFGGEDSDSEVSFPDSAFGEESFGEDVSSDFDLSSTDFGSFTEEESDFGVDPDLGLGLEDSDLGADFGDLPEETQHKGLLSKAEEAKEEENIPLGLSKPDAIQDPFDDWVKDAENQASQEATRPFSKEQSDTENAQFLFDDDSDYSTMPIDLQIASRKKLENYLSAFEISKEISASKDFTNFFENLSFSIQGQIGAESIVVFSSTNGEYDVLRVVEAQGIGADPDWVLEVGDESYQAALKTPSVVYAKEILKHSPPKKEKEILEKTEAEMLVPIRSYDEFYGIIILSKTVAGEDYTIEDLEFLKIVGEMAGSVLRRIMDLEALHQENDRLNQVVKSNERILATARDLAGVRDMDEAYDYLVEVLKKELGLRRWSFLLLDRSTRKEYKVFGTNLLTPDTSGKFRLGLDSNLVGIVANVPGVFRIANFRKNPELLSQLSNDEIGLMHDFDILPFLNLNWLVGMLFIHETERPWTDTDRETAVGISEIASPVLSNLLMLEERDAVFRDPFSPVESRIDEAISRATKIGTPFSLTVFKVQNTTRMVRIKGAGFFAHYCEELRASIQENLGETDYCYRVGQGKYVVVLDGKDREETQIVVRKIRNRIVELDRKNKDFQTSTANQTLCYPADTREKERMLELIEES; encoded by the coding sequence ATGGGTCTATTAGACAAGGTCACTCGTCTTATTCGTTCCGGGAATTTGGAATCCGGAACTAAATCATCTTCGGTTGCAGTTTCCGGAGATGAAAAACCTTCTCTTTTGAAAAAATCCATGGCAGTACGTGCCAAAGGCCTTTTAGAAAAGGCAATGGATTTTGGCGGAAGAAAAGAGAAGGCATCTTCTGCCTATGAAGACCCTACTAACTTCGAACCTGCGACTGTCTCCACTTCCTCTGATGAAGATTTTAGTTTTGATTCTCCTTCTGCAGATTTCGGAGATATTGATTTCGGAACAGAAACTTCAAATGAAACTTTCGGAGGAGAAGATTCAGATTCGGAAGTTTCTTTCCCAGACTCCGCTTTCGGCGAGGAAAGTTTTGGAGAAGATGTAAGCAGCGACTTTGATCTTTCTTCTACAGACTTCGGTTCTTTTACGGAAGAAGAATCGGATTTTGGAGTAGATCCCGACCTCGGATTGGGTTTGGAAGATTCGGATCTGGGTGCGGACTTCGGAGATCTTCCGGAAGAAACTCAACACAAAGGATTATTGTCTAAAGCGGAAGAAGCAAAGGAAGAAGAGAATATCCCTCTCGGACTTTCTAAACCGGATGCGATTCAAGATCCATTCGATGATTGGGTTAAGGACGCGGAAAACCAAGCAAGCCAAGAAGCAACTCGTCCTTTCAGTAAAGAGCAGAGCGATACCGAGAACGCACAGTTCTTATTCGATGATGATTCCGATTATTCTACGATGCCGATCGATCTACAGATCGCTTCCCGTAAAAAATTGGAGAACTATTTATCTGCATTCGAAATCTCTAAAGAGATTTCAGCTTCCAAAGATTTTACCAACTTCTTCGAGAACTTAAGTTTCTCTATCCAAGGGCAGATCGGTGCCGAATCAATCGTAGTCTTCTCTTCTACAAATGGAGAATACGATGTGCTCAGAGTAGTGGAGGCCCAAGGTATCGGAGCGGATCCTGACTGGGTTTTAGAGGTTGGGGACGAAAGTTACCAAGCTGCATTAAAAACACCTTCCGTAGTATATGCGAAAGAGATCTTAAAACATTCTCCTCCTAAAAAAGAGAAAGAGATCCTAGAAAAAACGGAAGCAGAGATGCTCGTTCCGATCCGTAGTTACGACGAGTTTTATGGAATTATAATATTAAGCAAAACGGTCGCAGGCGAAGACTATACGATCGAAGACCTGGAATTTTTGAAGATCGTAGGAGAAATGGCAGGATCCGTATTAAGAAGGATCATGGACTTGGAAGCGCTTCACCAAGAAAACGATCGCCTGAACCAAGTTGTCAAGAGTAACGAAAGAATACTCGCTACAGCAAGAGACCTGGCCGGAGTCCGAGATATGGACGAGGCATATGATTATTTAGTCGAAGTATTAAAAAAGGAGCTCGGGCTAAGACGTTGGAGTTTCCTGCTTTTAGATAGAAGCACCAGAAAAGAATACAAAGTATTCGGAACAAACTTACTTACACCGGATACTTCCGGAAAATTTAGATTAGGATTGGATTCCAATTTAGTTGGAATAGTCGCTAACGTTCCTGGAGTATTCAGGATCGCAAATTTCAGAAAAAATCCAGAGCTATTATCTCAATTGTCCAACGATGAGATCGGACTCATGCACGATTTCGACATTCTTCCATTTTTAAACCTGAATTGGCTTGTGGGAATGTTATTCATCCACGAAACGGAAAGACCTTGGACAGATACGGATCGAGAAACCGCAGTTGGTATTTCTGAAATTGCATCTCCGGTACTTTCTAATTTATTAATGTTGGAAGAAAGAGACGCGGTATTCAGAGATCCGTTCAGTCCCGTAGAATCCAGAATAGACGAAGCAATCTCAAGAGCCACTAAGATAGGAACTCCTTTCAGTCTTACTGTTTTCAAGGTCCAAAACACAACTAGAATGGTCCGAATCAAAGGCGCCGGTTTTTTTGCTCATTATTGCGAAGAACTCAGAGCGTCCATCCAGGAAAATCTGGGAGAAACGGATTATTGTTATAGAGTCGGCCAAGGAAAATACGTAGTTGTCCTCGATGGAAAAGATAGGGAAGAGACCCAGATCGTAGTTCGTAAGATCCGAAACAGAATCGTAGAATTGGATAGAAAGAACAAAGACTTCCAGACTTCTACGGCCAACCAAACTCTTTGTTATCCTGCGGATACCAGAGAGAAAGAAAGAATGTTGGAACTAATAGAAGAATCCTGA
- the atpE gene encoding ATP synthase F0 subunit C has protein sequence MEFGLGYIGVGIAAGLAILGAGLGIGRIGGSAAEGISRQPDAAGKIQTAMIISAALIEGAALFAIVIAFLAGGTLNTAVSKASAAKTEVSAPAEGK, from the coding sequence ATGGAATTCGGACTAGGTTACATTGGAGTAGGAATCGCAGCTGGACTCGCTATTTTAGGCGCAGGACTCGGAATTGGAAGAATCGGTGGCTCTGCTGCTGAAGGAATCAGCCGTCAACCTGATGCAGCTGGTAAAATCCAAACTGCAATGATCATCTCTGCAGCCCTTATCGAAGGTGCGGCTCTGTTCGCAATCGTTATTGCGTTCCTCGCAGGTGGAACTCTAAATACAGCAGTTAGCAAAGCATCTGCTGCTAAAACTGAAGTTTCTGCACCGGCTGAAGGTAAATAA
- a CDS encoding F0F1 ATP synthase subunit B: MFLLAADRGLGALLDVNPGLIIWTLITFTIVVIILKVFAWDVILKALDERAETIQNDIRKAADVRSEAESLLKDYETRIAQAKDQANGIVAEAKSDATNLKNKMLDDASKEVKALKDTALKDIELAKSKALAELQGQIVDMTVQVAALVLEKQLKADDYKSFIENELGKIKKLSA; the protein is encoded by the coding sequence TTGTTTCTCTTGGCAGCTGACAGGGGATTAGGCGCACTACTAGACGTTAATCCGGGTCTGATCATTTGGACCCTGATTACCTTCACGATAGTCGTCATTATCCTTAAAGTTTTCGCTTGGGATGTGATCCTCAAGGCTCTGGATGAGAGAGCTGAGACCATCCAAAACGATATTCGTAAGGCTGCTGACGTACGTTCCGAGGCGGAATCTCTGCTGAAAGATTATGAAACAAGAATCGCTCAAGCAAAAGACCAAGCTAACGGAATCGTAGCGGAAGCCAAATCGGACGCTACTAACCTGAAAAACAAAATGTTGGATGATGCTTCGAAAGAAGTGAAGGCTCTTAAAGATACTGCACTGAAAGATATCGAACTAGCAAAATCCAAAGCATTGGCAGAACTCCAAGGACAGATCGTAGACATGACCGTTCAAGTCGCGGCACTGGTTCTGGAGAAACAGTTAAAAGCGGACGATTACAAGTCCTTTATCGAGAACGAGTTAGGCAAGATCAAGAAACTGAGCGCGTAA
- the atpC gene encoding ATP synthase F1 subunit epsilon: MAAKLDVSVISPEKLLFHGDADSIVVPGSEGFFGVYPGHTSLVSLLGIGVLEVRQGNKTKIAAIEGGFFEVRDNKVTILTDHGSLKEDIDLAAAQKALEEAEALPASSEKNTLVLKAKTRILAASR, encoded by the coding sequence ATGGCAGCCAAGCTAGACGTATCGGTAATCTCTCCAGAAAAACTACTCTTCCACGGCGATGCGGACAGCATCGTCGTGCCTGGAAGCGAAGGGTTTTTCGGAGTGTATCCGGGCCATACATCTCTTGTTTCCCTGCTTGGGATCGGCGTATTGGAAGTCCGACAAGGAAATAAAACCAAAATCGCCGCAATCGAAGGCGGGTTTTTCGAAGTAAGAGACAATAAAGTTACGATTTTGACGGACCACGGCAGCCTGAAAGAAGATATCGACCTTGCAGCCGCCCAAAAAGCCCTAGAAGAAGCGGAAGCTCTTCCTGCCTCCAGCGAGAAAAATACTCTCGTCCTAAAAGCAAAAACCCGAATTTTAGCAGCTTCCCGCTAA
- the atpD gene encoding F0F1 ATP synthase subunit beta → MSKGKVKQIIGSVLDIEFESGHLPEIFNALEIDAVVDGKKEKIIAEVQQHIGGSAVRAIALSSTDGLVRGQDVSDTGAPISVPVGDVTLGRIFNVLGDPVDEGAPIQVKERKPIHRAAPSYEDLSPKTEVFETGIKVIDLLAPYIKGGKTGLFGGAGVGKTVLIQELINNIAKQHGGFSVFAGVGERTREGNDLWREMKESGVINKTVLCYGQMNEPPGARLRVALSALTMAEHFRDSIGTDVLLFVDNIFRFSQAGSEVSALLGRMPSAVGYQPTLSTEMGALQERITSTRKGSITSVQAIYVPADDLTDPAPANAFAHLDATTVLSRAISDKGIYPAVDPLDSTSRVMNAEVLGAEHYGVAREVQRILQRYKDLQDIIAILGMDELSEDDKVLVARARKIEKFLSQPFHVAEVFTGSPGKYVKLADTVRSFKELISGNCDHLPEQAFYMVGTIEDAIEKSKNLRA, encoded by the coding sequence ATGAGCAAAGGTAAAGTAAAACAAATCATCGGATCCGTTTTGGATATCGAATTCGAGTCCGGACATCTGCCCGAAATTTTTAACGCGCTTGAAATCGACGCGGTCGTAGACGGCAAAAAGGAAAAAATTATCGCCGAAGTGCAGCAGCATATCGGTGGTAGTGCAGTAAGAGCGATCGCTCTTTCTTCCACTGACGGCTTGGTCCGAGGACAGGATGTTTCCGATACAGGAGCTCCTATTTCCGTTCCGGTTGGGGATGTAACCCTCGGAAGGATCTTTAACGTTCTGGGAGATCCAGTCGATGAAGGCGCTCCTATCCAAGTGAAAGAGCGTAAGCCTATTCACAGAGCGGCTCCAAGTTACGAAGACCTTTCTCCTAAAACGGAAGTATTCGAAACAGGGATCAAGGTTATCGACCTTCTTGCACCTTATATCAAAGGTGGAAAGACCGGACTCTTCGGAGGAGCCGGAGTAGGTAAGACAGTTCTTATCCAAGAGTTGATCAATAATATCGCGAAACAACACGGTGGATTCTCCGTATTCGCAGGTGTTGGCGAAAGAACTAGAGAAGGAAACGACCTCTGGAGAGAGATGAAAGAATCCGGAGTTATCAACAAGACCGTTCTTTGTTACGGTCAGATGAACGAGCCTCCTGGCGCTCGTCTTCGTGTCGCTCTTTCTGCACTTACAATGGCGGAACATTTCCGTGATTCCATCGGAACAGACGTACTACTCTTCGTAGACAATATCTTCCGTTTCTCCCAAGCGGGATCGGAAGTATCGGCTCTACTCGGACGTATGCCTTCTGCGGTAGGATACCAACCGACTCTTTCCACAGAGATGGGTGCTCTTCAAGAGCGTATTACTTCCACTCGTAAGGGATCCATTACTTCCGTTCAGGCGATTTACGTTCCTGCGGACGACTTGACTGACCCTGCTCCTGCGAACGCGTTCGCTCACTTGGATGCAACTACGGTTCTTTCTCGTGCGATCTCTGATAAAGGAATTTATCCTGCGGTTGACCCACTCGATTCTACTTCCCGCGTGATGAACGCAGAAGTTCTGGGAGCGGAACACTACGGTGTTGCTCGTGAGGTGCAAAGGATCCTTCAGCGTTATAAAGATCTTCAAGATATTATCGCGATCCTTGGTATGGACGAACTTTCCGAGGATGATAAGGTTCTTGTTGCGAGAGCAAGAAAGATCGAGAAATTCCTTTCTCAACCTTTCCACGTAGCGGAAGTATTCACAGGATCTCCCGGAAAATACGTAAAACTTGCGGATACAGTTCGCTCTTTCAAAGAGTTGATTTCCGGAAATTGCGACCATCTTCCAGAGCAAGCCTTCTACATGGTAGGAACCATAGAAGACGCGATCGAGAAGTCCAAAAACCTGAGAGCATAA
- the atpG gene encoding ATP synthase F1 subunit gamma gives MATPREIKKRISSVKNTRKITRTMEMVATAKSKKLSDRVNASHPFSNKIKELVGALASLASVVKSPYLRKPNTIRSIALLVITANRGLCGGYNSKTIRLAKNRIQELKDQGVNVRLFVVGKKGISYFQFAKEKIEKSYTHIDDKSGYKEAEEFADFFLGLFASEEVDSVEIISTVYHSSANQEAEVTKVLPFEAQGEANVGSNVLYEPSPADILESLLPLVVKTAFLKAILEANCSEQIAKRVAMKSATDAASEMIKLLTRGYNRIRQAKITQEISEIVAGADSLN, from the coding sequence TTGGCTACACCTCGGGAAATAAAAAAACGGATCAGCTCCGTTAAGAACACTCGGAAGATCACTCGAACTATGGAAATGGTCGCTACGGCTAAATCCAAAAAGTTGAGCGATCGGGTGAACGCGTCCCATCCATTCTCTAATAAAATTAAGGAATTGGTGGGAGCGCTTGCATCCCTTGCTTCCGTAGTAAAAAGTCCTTATTTAAGAAAACCGAATACGATCCGTTCGATCGCTCTTCTTGTGATCACTGCAAACAGAGGTCTTTGTGGAGGATATAACTCCAAGACCATCCGTTTAGCAAAAAATCGCATCCAAGAATTGAAAGATCAGGGCGTGAATGTTCGACTTTTTGTCGTAGGTAAAAAGGGAATTTCCTATTTCCAATTCGCAAAAGAGAAAATAGAAAAATCCTACACTCATATCGACGACAAGTCCGGTTACAAGGAAGCGGAAGAATTTGCGGACTTCTTCTTGGGTCTATTTGCAAGTGAAGAAGTGGATTCAGTGGAAATTATCTCCACAGTTTATCATTCTTCTGCAAACCAAGAGGCTGAAGTTACTAAGGTTCTTCCGTTCGAAGCACAAGGAGAAGCTAACGTAGGTTCCAATGTTCTGTATGAGCCAAGTCCGGCTGATATTTTGGAATCACTTCTTCCTTTAGTGGTAAAAACTGCATTTTTAAAGGCGATCTTGGAAGCGAATTGTTCCGAGCAGATCGCAAAGCGCGTGGCCATGAAATCCGCAACGGACGCGGCCTCCGAGATGATCAAACTTCTGACCCGCGGTTATAACCGTATTCGTCAGGCGAAGATCACTCAGGAGATCTCGGAGATCGTAGCGGGTGCGGACTCGCTAAACTAG
- a CDS encoding SRPBCC family protein has translation MIKNNVETIIEGNKVIYKRYFDVPTELLFEVWSIPEHLAEWWGPDGFTLTTKRMDFTNGGIWEFIMHGPDGHDYKNKIQFTDIKEPLHIHYKHLGDGEGDQDVHFESKIIFEEVGEGTNLIMEQIFPSKEELERVNEKYGAIEGGKQHIGNLGKYLEKLK, from the coding sequence GTGATAAAAAATAACGTGGAAACAATTATAGAAGGTAACAAGGTCATTTATAAAAGATATTTCGACGTACCAACGGAACTTCTCTTTGAAGTATGGTCGATCCCGGAACATCTTGCGGAATGGTGGGGACCTGACGGATTTACATTAACCACTAAGCGTATGGATTTTACCAACGGTGGAATTTGGGAATTTATTATGCACGGGCCGGACGGACATGATTATAAAAACAAGATCCAATTCACCGATATCAAAGAACCTCTTCACATTCACTATAAACATCTAGGTGATGGAGAAGGTGATCAGGACGTCCATTTCGAATCAAAAATTATATTCGAAGAAGTTGGAGAAGGCACAAATCTTATAATGGAGCAAATTTTCCCGAGCAAAGAAGAACTGGAAAGAGTGAATGAAAAATACGGTGCGATCGAAGGCGGCAAACAACATATCGGCAACCTTGGAAAATACTTGGAAAAACTGAAATAA
- a CDS encoding ArsR/SmtB family transcription factor — protein sequence MNAFAALADDTRREIVRLVAKNGELTSTEIGQNFKISAPAISHHLKVLKSAKVLNMKKEAQKRIYSLNGPSINEMEDWLLDIIDLWNKRLDKLDRYVLKIKKERTRDKK from the coding sequence ATGAACGCTTTCGCCGCTCTTGCAGACGATACAAGAAGAGAAATAGTGAGATTGGTGGCCAAAAATGGCGAACTCACCTCGACCGAGATCGGGCAAAATTTTAAAATAAGCGCACCTGCTATTTCTCATCACTTGAAAGTATTAAAGAGCGCCAAAGTTCTGAACATGAAGAAGGAAGCGCAAAAACGTATCTATAGTCTTAACGGTCCGAGTATTAACGAAATGGAAGATTGGTTATTGGATATCATCGATCTATGGAATAAGCGTCTGGATAAATTAGATCGATACGTATTAAAGATCAAAAAGGAGAGAACCCGTGATAAAAAATAA